The Canis aureus isolate CA01 chromosome 6, VMU_Caureus_v.1.0, whole genome shotgun sequence genome contains the following window.
GGGAAATTTCCTTGAAAAATTGAAGTCCACCTAAGTTAGGCTTGTACAGGGTATGAGCAATCAGGCATTTAATGACAGTCATTTCTAAGGAAAcaatataaaaccaaaaaaataatggTTCTAGTAAGTAGATCATATACCACCAGTTCAGAGGGCTGTCAGTTGAGGTTTCTAGGTGTTGGGTTTGAAGCATCTTTAGATGGTAGAGTGAGGACTGCAGTGAGACTGATGACTTTCCTGCCTCTGTGGCATAAGAATTTCTTgatctgaagtaaaaaaaaagaaagaataaacatagGAGGAGCTTTCTTCCCCCCCATCTGCCTAAAATAGTGACCTACTTTGAGGTGACGTATGCtgatctcctttcttttctctatctgAAACTTTACACGAAGTCTCACACATTGAAAGTTGCATTGGTAGTTGTGGAGAGAGGTTTAGGTCAGTAAGGCAAGAGATCTGCACAAAAAGAATACAGACTGAAACaagaataaggagaaaagaacaaatcTAAGGATATCGCCCCATATCTCGTTGAATCAGTCTCTCAGTCTGGGGAAGAGGTCAGTCCAGTTAAACAGTCGTGTCTCATTTCAGGACGGGTGGTACAGATGGCAGTAGGGCACCCACCTAAGTCAGGCTTGTAGAGAGTGTGAGCAATCAGGCATTTGATGAGGGTCGTgtctatggaaacaaaagaaaaacaagaagtaaTGATTAGAGCAGACATACACATGCATTCTGAATTCAGAGGGATGTCAGTTGAGAAGGTTTCTAGATGGTAGGCTTGAAGCATCTTTAGCTGGTGGAGTAAAGGccggcagggcaggggcagtCTGACTTTCCTGGTTTGCAGTTTGAACATCTTTGGTGATGGTACAGATTCAGTGTCACAGCATGGTTATTTCTCTAGTGGAGCAGTGAAACATTCAGCTTCAGATTGCAGGGCTTCTTTAcataggcccagttaggatctgGGTTGTCAGGTTTCACTTCTCAGAGGCACCAAGTCAGGAGGGTGAGAGGAAAAAATGGAAGCACTGATCACTGAGAAAATGCATAATATAGCAGCATCCAgtttacaaaggaataaaaaaataacttaaagacAATGAACACTCACAAGGGTGGGTTATAGTTTCCCACTGAAACACAAACTTTCTCAGGACAATCATGCCCATTTCTGTCAAAGATAAAGCAAGACTACTGTGGTTGCAAAATAAGACTAATCTCATTAAATGTAGCTTGATTATTCATGTAAATGCAGTAAGAGTAGTAAGTGACCTTATAGatcttttaaagtttgttttactagaatttttttaaaaagattttatttatttgtttgtttatttatttaaagagcatgagggatccctgggtggagcagcggtttggcgcctgcctttggcccagggcgcgatcctggagacccgggatcgagtcccacgtcgggctcccggtgcatggagcctgcttctccctctgcctatgtctctgcctctctctctctctctgtgtgactatcataaataaataaaaaaaattaaaaaaaaaaataaagagcatgagctggggggaggggcagaaagaagggGGGAgaacatctcaagcagactccatgctgagcacagagttggATGGTGAAGGGGcccttgatctcataaccctgagatcatgacctgagctgaaatcaagagtcagacattcaaccggctgagccacccaggtgccccttgttggAAGTGTTATAAGGAATCTCAAATTAGACTTTTAAAAGGATCTGGAGGCTAAGATGCCAAGTCAAGAACTCACCGACAGACTTTTCCTGCAACACCTATAGATTTGGGTAAATCTCTTTCTTGAGGTCCCCCCAAATCCTGAGTTTCCTGGGTCTGCCAGGAAGGGACCTTCCTTACTCACTCATAAGATTAGGAACCACATAAACCAGATTCCAGGCTGATTTTTCTAAGGATCTTTATAGACATTGGTTCcataaagtcaaccttagttcCTTGACTGTCTGGAATATTTGATTCTATGCACACCATCCTCAAATAGGACATTCCAGTCAAAGACTTTGTAATATAATCAGTCTTTCCAGTTGTGTCCTGTTGGGAGACAGATTCACTGAACTTCTGCAAATAACTACCTTgccataaaataagaatatttcataAGAGTTAATTCTGGAGGTGTCaggtaaggagaaaaataaatgttttgtttctgtttaaaagAAGCATAACTTACCAAGTTGCTATAAGTTATGGatagcttaaaagaaaaaaatttccctgaatctggaaaataaaaccttaaagaatCAGTCATATCCTGGTCAAagccatgaaaaaaatcataataatttttttatagttcATTCAGTTCcatgtaattcttctttttttaaaaaaaatattttatttatttattcatgagagacgcagattgaggcagagacacaggcagagggagaagtaggatccctgtggggagccccatgtgggacttgatccctgcacccgggatcatgccctgaaccgaaggcagacgccgaactgctgagccacccaggcatccccatgtaCTTAATTCTTGTTTTGCTTGACCTTGAGTTAACAGTTTCATGAGCTTATCAGCTTCTCTGCTAAAGTTTTGgaattccctttttattttttaggatgaAGTACCCCAAATTCATTAAAGGAAGAACTCcagtttctccctttctccctctgtccctccctctctctttctttccccccacTCCAAGCCTGCTGTGTGGCCCCATGTACACACCCTGCTGTGTGTATTTTCCATGACTTATGAGTAATAAAACTTGTTTTCTCAAAGTTCTCTAATGGTTGTTAGTGAGGTGAGTCTTGTGCTCATGGTAACAAAAACTGGTCTAGCCACAACACTGGCTCTGAAAGGGAAATTGTCTGTGGGGGCTGCCACAAGTGGGACGGCCCAGGTGAGTGCCCCCAGGCATTCTAGCCAAAACCATCTCTGCGGATAGGCTGAGCCCAGCTCAAAGAAcaccattttataatttttattttttttaagatgtattcatttatgagagagaactatatacctcaataaaaccatacctcaataaaaaaagaaaagagtgtttGAGCAAAAGTCTATTCAGACAGGTTAGTGCCAAACCGGAAGTGGTTAGAAGTGCTCTATGGACAGGAGCTTAGGGAACCACTCAGGGGAGGTGTGGAAGCCAAGTGAGAAAATTATTGTCTACAGCTTAAAGCCTAGGTGGCTGTTTGTGTTTGGTTGCCCTTGGGTTTCAGTTTCACCACCTTGAGGTATTTATAggctttggttttgatttgcttggGTAGGCTGCCAAGAGCATTAGAGCCACTTGAATGTGATGGcttccttgtttaattaattcaACAGTCTTCAATATCTAGTAGAAATAACAGAAGCTTATTTGAGTGGTAAACCCACGTAGAATAAAAATGGCATGTCTGCATTATCCTAAATGCTGGCAACTTTGaagatatatctttttttattaaaccagaaatattattatttttttaatttttattattttttaaaagattttatttatttatgatagacctagagagagagagagaggcagagacacaggcagagggagaagcaggctccatgccgggagcctgatgtgggactcgattccgggactccaggatcgcgctctgggccaaaggcaggtaccaaaccgctaagccaccggcaGGGATTCCCTAAACCAGCaatattaaattagttttatttgggatccctgggtggcgcagcggtttggcgcctgcctttggcccagggcgcaatcctagagacccgggatcgagtcccacatcgggctcccggtgcatggagcctgcttctccctctgcctgtgtctctgcctctctctctgtgactatcataaataaataaattaaaaaaaataaattagttttatttacCAAAGATTATTTCAGCTCATGTGAATTTGAAAGCTGCTTAGATGAGTTCTTATTTTCCTGAAAGTTTTAGAAGtaatcattttatatatgtgcTTGTGTTTTTCTAAACCAATTAGAATAGATCCTATTTTTTCATAAagaggtagatttttaaaaaagatttatttatttattcattcatttgttcattcattcattcgagacatggagggagagagagagagatagagagaggggcagagacacaggcagaaggagaagcaggttccacacagggagcccgatgtgggacttgatcccgggtctccaggatcacaccctgggccgaaggcaggcgctcaaccgctgagccacccagggatcccccaagaggcagattttaaagattttatttttcagatatatatatagagagagacagagggagagggagagggagagtgggggaaggagcagagggagagggacaagcagattctgtgatgaacacagagcctgacatagggctcaatcccacaaccctgagatcatgacctgagccaaaatctaaagttggacacttaagcaactgagccactcagggacccccaAATGGATCTCTTACATGGGATTTTCTGGATTAATTCTGGCAATACTATCTGGAGGAATTAAACACCACGTATACATATCCTAAAATACCAATATACAAACATGCAGCCAGACACAAACAAGAATCTTAAAGCTTTCATCCTAAAATTTTAGCCCTGTGTCAGGCAAACATGGAATTCAAACCCCACAAATTTATATGAAGCAGTTGGATTCAAATTGTGTTTCTGGCAGATGGAAC
Protein-coding sequences here:
- the LOC144315421 gene encoding uncharacterized protein LOC144315421, with amino-acid sequence MATLLLIKNVVIIFEYVWMNDFTITKTGTTCTPIRCSDTTLIKCLIAHTLYKPDLVCILFVQISCLTDLNLSPQLPMQLSMCETSCKVSDREKKGDQHTSPQNQEILMPQRQESHQSHCSPHSTI